The genomic interval CTCATGCTTCTCAATGGTGATTTTGGCGTTGTCATCGAGCGGTTTGAATTCGCCATGGATGATCTCGTCCAATTCCCTAGAGGCGTCCACCCCGACAAGTCGTTTGAAGTCAGAAACGGTGTAGGTGCCAGCTTGAACCTTCAGTTCTTTTCCATCCACTGTGACTGTCACCTGTGCCGGATGGCTGGACACAGGACCATGATCATCGTGCGGCATTTCGTGTAACATTTAGAAACCCTCTTGGTCGTAGATTTTTCGCCACGCAATTACCTATGCTCATCCTGATGGCGAGTTGGACAAAAAAAGTGTAGTTTTTTCCCAAAATCGTGTCCGAAAACCTATTCAATTGAGCAGAGGTAATCAGGAGCTAGCGCTTGAGGATCTAAAATGGCAGACGATCCTGGCTACCATCGAGCCAAGGGGCCGACCGATGAACGGATTGCAACCCCGGAAGAAGTCTGGAGCGCCGTACAGTCCTTGACTGAGGCGGACAGCGCCAGGCTGAAAGCCGTAGCGGAGGCGTTGGCCTTTCGCATACGATCTTACGTCTGGGGAACCGGCGGGGCAGATTTGCTTCAGGAGGCAGTGATTTCCCTCCTGCAAGGAAACAGGAAGTGGCGTCCCTCACGGGTGGACCTTGTGAGGCTGCTTATAGGTGCAATGCGGAGTATTGCAAGCAACTGGAAACGGAAAGGGGCCCTTGAACAGCCGCCCCGACTTGCCTCAGATCTCATTACGGTAGATGAACAGGGAGAGGAGGTCCCGACAGCCGTGGATACCGCGGCTGATAGGTGCCCGGATCCCGAAGAGGCATTACTGCAAAGTGAGGTTACTTCGAGAACGCAGCAACTAGTCTTGGAGATTGAGGAAATGTTCCCGGAGGATGTTGTCGCCTCACTGGTCATAGTGGGTCTGAAGACCGGCATGAAGGGGCCAGAGATTATGGCCAAGCTGGAGATCAGCAGAAAAGAATTTGATGCTGCCGTAAAAAAGATCCGCCGAACAACAAAAGCACGCTGGCGGAAAGGAATACCTTATGTCCAATGATCGTCGGGATCCGAGGACGGAACTCGATGCCATCCTTGAAGCATTGGTTGATTCTATAGAGACAGCAACCGATGAAGAGGTCATTGAAGAATCACAGGCTTCCGGGGAAAACCTCAAAGCGGTCGCTCAAGAGGTAAAAACTTCTCTGTTAGCCGGGATCAAGCGTTTTGAGCAGCGCAAACTAAACGCAGCACGGCAAACTTACAAGTCGCGCACCGGAGCCCAACGGAAGCAATTCGTGTTCTCACCCACGCCGGAGGGCCGGCGCAGTCAGTTCCTTGCGATTCTGGCGTCTAAGCCGCAAATGCAAGCAATGCTGACCGTGCAACATCGCGACTTTGAGAGCCTCACAGATGATGATATCCAAAGCGCTTTGGAAGAGCTCGGCGAGCTTGGTGTGTTTGACAACGAAGGGAAGCAATCGGAATGACTGTGTTGCCTCAGACTGCGGCACAAATCCTTGCGGACCTAGGCATCCGCGAACCAGTAGATCTAGATATAGAGGCTATAGCTGAGTATTGCGGGGCAACAATCAGGTACAAACCACTGCATGGTTGCGAGGCACGAATCCTTGGCTACAAGGAGCGCGCGATAATTACCGTGAATTCGCTTGCGACACGGGAGCGTCAGCGGTTTTCTGCAGGCCACGAGCTTGGGCATTGGATGCGTGATCGCGGCCAGGTCGCCTTTCAATGTGAAGATAAGAGCTTTACGCGAGAATGGTCAGCAAATAATCCTGAAACCCGGGCTAACAGGTTCTCAAGCGATCTGCTACTTCCGGCGCCGATGTTTAGGCCGCTGGCGCGTGGCCTACCAATAACTTTTAACACAGTGAGCGATCTCGCATCCCAATTTCAGATGAGTCTCACTGCTACCGCAATCCGGCTCGTCGAGCACGGCTGGATGCCGTCAATGCTCGTCTGCAACACTGATGAAGGCAAAGCGTGGTTCGTGGCTAACTCTGAAGTCAAAGGGAAGTTCTGGCCTGTTGAAAGACCCGGGAAGAATACGGTTGCGTATGACCTTCAATTGGGTACTAGCCGCGAAAGTCCTCAAGATGTTAGATGCAGCGAGTGGATCAATCACCCGAGGGCTGATCGTTATTGGATTAAAGAGGATTCAATCATGTTGCGAGGACGAACTATCCTCTCACTGCTTTGGTGGGAAGACGAGCAACAAATCTTGGATCAAGAGGAATATGAGGAGCGTCGCTTTTCAGAGCGTTCAGATCGGCGCAGAGACTGGGAGTGACGCGCTCCGCTCTCGGGCCTGCGGCGCAAGGTAGAGTTTCTCTAACCATCTTTTTCGCGGCCCTGAAGGGCCGCTCTTCCACCAGTCAGCACTATTTTCGTCTTGACATGAAGGCGAACAAATG from Terriglobia bacterium carries:
- a CDS encoding ImmA/IrrE family metallo-endopeptidase: MTVLPQTAAQILADLGIREPVDLDIEAIAEYCGATIRYKPLHGCEARILGYKERAIITVNSLATRERQRFSAGHELGHWMRDRGQVAFQCEDKSFTREWSANNPETRANRFSSDLLLPAPMFRPLARGLPITFNTVSDLASQFQMSLTATAIRLVEHGWMPSMLVCNTDEGKAWFVANSEVKGKFWPVERPGKNTVAYDLQLGTSRESPQDVRCSEWINHPRADRYWIKEDSIMLRGRTILSLLWWEDEQQILDQEEYEERRFSERSDRRRDWE